The following are from one region of the Nitrospirota bacterium genome:
- a CDS encoding PepSY domain-containing protein yields MEPFKSVDKRSVVLARKAHRYAGMAVALCVVILAVTGLALTHQKGWTWLQRVDMPVSLIPTWGTAVMTQKVGQIKALAIHHGADTGGTDLVAATKAGLFGRKSGRWSQFMPAGDQPEVTALLIMDSQWLIGTQQGLFLSDDAGETWTASEEAEGRPMGKITTIQRSPSRPDMLFVGSKTGAYISRDAGRHWTALAGPSGSAADLTTEITVITFDASQREYAFVGTKRGLYRYHQETGTVESVDLEPLERLVAAVPMKMTLDAYLNDLHTGKLFGDRLWPLYDLTAAALVFFVATGMYMWMYPKLRRRRLGFGRESLPLPSSSSRTQQSREPARAVKR; encoded by the coding sequence ATGGAGCCGTTCAAATCTGTGGATAAACGATCGGTCGTCCTCGCACGAAAAGCCCACCGCTACGCTGGAATGGCGGTGGCGCTGTGTGTCGTCATCTTGGCCGTGACCGGCCTCGCGCTCACTCACCAAAAAGGTTGGACCTGGCTCCAACGTGTGGATATGCCGGTGTCGCTGATCCCGACGTGGGGCACAGCAGTGATGACGCAAAAGGTCGGCCAGATCAAAGCTCTGGCGATCCATCACGGAGCCGATACCGGAGGAACGGATCTCGTGGCGGCTACCAAAGCGGGTCTCTTCGGTCGCAAATCCGGCCGGTGGAGCCAGTTCATGCCCGCCGGCGACCAGCCGGAAGTCACGGCGCTGCTGATCATGGACTCGCAATGGCTCATCGGCACTCAACAGGGGCTGTTCCTGAGCGACGATGCGGGTGAGACATGGACGGCATCCGAGGAGGCCGAAGGTCGGCCGATGGGAAAAATCACGACGATTCAACGGAGCCCCTCGCGACCCGATATGCTCTTCGTCGGGTCGAAGACGGGCGCGTATATCTCCAGGGACGCGGGACGGCATTGGACCGCGCTCGCCGGACCGTCAGGCTCAGCGGCGGATCTGACCACGGAAATCACCGTCATCACATTCGATGCATCTCAGCGGGAGTATGCGTTTGTCGGAACCAAGCGAGGCCTTTATCGATACCACCAGGAAACCGGCACGGTCGAATCGGTCGATCTTGAGCCGCTGGAGCGGCTGGTCGCGGCGGTGCCGATGAAGATGACGCTGGATGCGTATCTCAATGATCTTCATACCGGAAAGCTGTTCGGAGACCGGCTGTGGCCGCTGTACGATTTGACGGCGGCCGCGCTCGTTTTCTTCGTGGCAACCGGTATGTATATGTGGATGTATCCCAAGCTGCGTCGGAGGCGGCTTGGATTCGGAAGGGAGTCCCTTCCCCTACCCTCCTCGTCATCACGCACCCAACAGAGCCGAGAACCGGCAAGGGCCGTGAAGAGATAG